One region of Terricaulis silvestris genomic DNA includes:
- a CDS encoding MarR family winged helix-turn-helix transcriptional regulator codes for MASAKRKTTPADLLVLEDFLPYRLSILSNRVSRAIAARYAKTFDLTIPEWRIIAVLGRRPGLTAKEIAEATEMDKVAVSRAVAKLIAARRVRANADKNDARRQPLLLTAQGEDVHARIAPIALASEQKLLSALDSRERAQLDDLIDRLLSAARAL; via the coding sequence ATGGCAAGCGCGAAACGCAAAACGACCCCGGCCGATCTGCTGGTTTTGGAGGATTTCCTTCCTTACCGGCTCTCCATCCTGTCCAACCGCGTAAGCCGGGCGATCGCGGCGCGTTATGCCAAGACGTTCGACCTCACCATTCCGGAATGGCGGATCATTGCGGTGCTCGGACGCCGCCCTGGCCTGACAGCGAAAGAGATCGCGGAGGCCACCGAGATGGACAAAGTCGCGGTGTCGCGCGCGGTGGCGAAGCTGATCGCGGCGCGACGCGTGCGTGCGAACGCCGACAAGAACGATGCGCGCCGCCAGCCGCTTTTGCTCACGGCGCAGGGCGAGGACGTGCATGCGCGCATCGCGCCGATCGCGCTGGCGAGTGAGCAGAAGCTGTTGTCGGCGCTCGATAGCCGCGAGCGTGCGCAGTTGGACGATCTGATCGATCGGCTGCTCAGCGCCGCGCGCGCCCTCTAA
- the hppD gene encoding 4-hydroxyphenylpyruvate dioxygenase yields MADLFENPIGTDGFEFVEFTSPEPEKLAAYFEQIGFTAVSKHRSKNVVRYKQNDINFILNMEPSGQAADFRSAHGPSANAMAFRVRDAKHALEEAIKRGAEPVEGKVGPMELNIPAIKGIGGAYIYLVDRYGAQSIYDIDFKPIEGADESKNSIGLTYLDHLTHNVFRGNMKTWADYYEKIFNFREIRYFDIEGKVTGLFSKAMTSPDGKIRIPLNESKGDEGKVDQIQEYLQRYKGEGIQHLAFGTNNLYEVVDRLRARNVELQDTIEAYFDLIDKRLPGHGEPVEELRKRRILIDGAPSEGQGLLLQIFGKDAIGPIFFEFIQRKGNEGFGEGNFKALFESIELDQIRRGVLKESA; encoded by the coding sequence ATGGCCGACCTGTTCGAAAACCCGATCGGAACCGATGGCTTCGAGTTCGTGGAATTCACTTCACCCGAACCGGAAAAGCTCGCGGCCTATTTCGAGCAGATCGGCTTTACCGCCGTCTCCAAGCACCGCAGCAAGAACGTCGTTCGCTACAAGCAGAACGACATCAACTTCATCCTCAACATGGAGCCGTCTGGCCAAGCCGCGGATTTCCGCAGCGCCCACGGCCCGTCTGCGAACGCGATGGCGTTTCGTGTGCGCGACGCCAAGCACGCGCTGGAAGAAGCCATCAAACGCGGCGCCGAGCCGGTCGAGGGTAAAGTCGGCCCGATGGAGCTCAACATCCCAGCCATCAAGGGCATCGGCGGCGCCTATATTTATCTAGTTGATCGCTACGGCGCGCAGTCGATCTACGACATCGATTTCAAGCCGATCGAAGGCGCCGACGAGTCCAAGAACAGCATCGGCCTCACTTACCTCGACCACCTCACCCACAACGTTTTCCGCGGCAATATGAAAACGTGGGCGGACTATTACGAGAAGATTTTCAACTTCCGCGAAATCCGCTATTTCGACATCGAAGGCAAAGTCACCGGCCTGTTCTCAAAGGCGATGACCAGCCCAGACGGCAAGATCCGCATCCCGCTCAATGAATCGAAGGGCGACGAGGGCAAAGTCGATCAGATTCAGGAATATCTGCAACGCTACAAAGGCGAGGGCATCCAGCACTTGGCCTTCGGCACCAACAATCTCTACGAGGTCGTCGACCGCCTCCGCGCGCGCAATGTCGAACTGCAAGACACGATCGAAGCCTATTTCGACCTTATCGACAAACGCCTGCCAGGTCACGGTGAGCCGGTCGAAGAACTGCGCAAGCGCCGCATTCTGATTGATGGCGCGCCCAGCGAAGGCCAGGGCCTGCTGCTGCAAATCTTCGGCAAGGACGCGATTGGGCCCATCTTCTTCGAGTTCATTCAGCGCAAGGGCAATGAAGGCTTCGGTGAAGGCAATTTCAAAGCGCTGTTCGAATCGATCGAACTCGACCAAATCCGCCGCGGCGTACTGAAGGAAAGTGCGTGA
- a CDS encoding isoaspartyl peptidase/L-asparaginase family protein, giving the protein MRALLALALIALSACGTIRAVANPEPEPERWSIVIHGGAGVIDRTTLTPGQDAAYRAAMRDALTIGGNILESGGTSLDAVTATISYLEDNELFNAGRGAVFSAEGRNELDASIMDGSTRAAGAVAGMTRTRHPILAARAVMEHSPHVMLVGEGAETFARTQNLEEVAPSYFFTERRWQQLDQYLRANNLPVPARPEGAPPAPQGYHLEGADDHQFGTVGVVAYDSRGNIAAGTSTGGMTGKRWGRVGDAPIIGAGTYAQNGVCGVSATGSGEYFIRAGVARAICARMELNSDDADDAANLVMREVGEMGGSGGVIVIDGNGRYAWVMNTPGMYRGQLRQGGYPLVQIFADEDD; this is encoded by the coding sequence ATGCGCGCGCTCCTCGCGCTGGCGCTGATTGCGCTCTCCGCCTGCGGCACCATCCGCGCCGTCGCTAATCCCGAGCCTGAACCGGAACGCTGGTCGATCGTCATCCACGGCGGCGCCGGCGTCATCGACCGCACCACGCTGACGCCCGGGCAAGACGCCGCGTATCGCGCGGCTATGCGCGACGCGCTCACCATTGGGGGCAATATCCTCGAAAGCGGCGGCACATCGCTCGACGCCGTCACCGCGACCATCTCGTACCTTGAAGACAACGAACTCTTCAACGCCGGCCGCGGCGCCGTGTTCAGCGCTGAAGGCCGCAACGAGCTCGACGCCTCGATCATGGACGGCTCAACCCGCGCCGCCGGCGCAGTCGCCGGCATGACGCGCACGCGCCACCCCATCCTCGCCGCCCGCGCCGTGATGGAGCACAGCCCGCACGTCATGCTGGTGGGTGAGGGCGCCGAGACATTCGCGCGCACGCAGAACCTCGAAGAGGTCGCGCCGTCGTACTTCTTCACCGAACGCCGCTGGCAACAGCTCGATCAATATTTGCGCGCCAACAACCTACCCGTCCCCGCGCGCCCCGAAGGCGCGCCGCCCGCGCCTCAAGGCTACCATCTTGAAGGCGCAGACGATCACCAGTTCGGCACCGTCGGCGTCGTCGCCTACGATTCACGCGGCAACATCGCCGCCGGCACGTCAACCGGCGGCATGACCGGCAAACGCTGGGGCCGTGTTGGCGATGCTCCGATCATCGGCGCTGGCACTTACGCGCAGAACGGCGTCTGCGGCGTCTCCGCCACTGGCAGCGGTGAGTACTTCATCCGCGCCGGCGTCGCCCGCGCCATCTGCGCGCGCATGGAGCTCAACAGCGACGACGCCGATGACGCCGCCAACTTGGTCATGCGCGAAGTCGGTGAGATGGGCGGCAGCGGCGGCGTCATCGTGATCGATGGCAACGGCCGCTACGCCTGGGTCATGAACACGCCCGGCATGTATCGCGGCCAACTCCGCCAGGGCGGCTATCCGTTGGTTCAGATTTTCGCGGATGAGGACGATTGA
- a CDS encoding VOC family protein, with amino-acid sequence MAITNGIHHVAYRCKDAKQTVEFYRDVFDMDYTTAFAEDHVPSTGEYDPYMHVFLDAGNGNVLAFFELPNQKTMDRDQNTPAWVQHIAFKVDSLDALLAAKARAEAKGLDVLGPTDHGIFKSIYFFDPNGHRLELTADTGTPEELAELKRVAPAMLEEWSQTKKAPQHAAWLHEKARAAHAVKSRIGE; translated from the coding sequence ATGGCGATAACCAACGGCATCCATCACGTCGCCTATCGCTGCAAAGACGCCAAGCAAACCGTCGAGTTTTATCGCGACGTGTTTGACATGGACTACACGACGGCGTTCGCCGAGGACCACGTGCCGTCCACTGGCGAGTACGATCCCTACATGCACGTCTTCCTCGATGCCGGGAACGGCAACGTGCTCGCCTTCTTCGAACTGCCGAACCAGAAAACGATGGACCGCGATCAGAACACGCCGGCCTGGGTCCAACACATCGCCTTCAAGGTCGATAGCCTCGACGCGCTGCTCGCCGCGAAGGCGCGCGCTGAAGCCAAGGGCCTCGACGTGCTCGGTCCAACCGACCACGGAATCTTCAAATCGATCTACTTCTTCGATCCCAACGGCCACCGCCTCGAACTCACCGCCGACACCGGCACCCCGGAGGAGTTGGCAGAACTAAAGCGCGTCGCGCCCGCCATGCTCGAAGAGTGGAGCCAAACCAAAAAGGCGCCGCAGCACGCCGCCTGGCTCCACGAAAAAGCCCGCGCCGCCCACGCTGTGAAATCGCGGATCGGTGAGTGA
- a CDS encoding nucleotidyltransferase domain-containing protein produces MSLLPEEWISSIQLWARAIPELKQVFLFGSYARGEQGAASDLDLAAIIDVGRKGDDDDLVVWMFSHDDWATALQSRLPVSLDLQLGNPELSSDIVGPAVLAYGVLLYEREPT; encoded by the coding sequence GTGAGCTTGCTCCCAGAGGAATGGATCAGTTCTATTCAACTTTGGGCGCGGGCTATCCCAGAGCTCAAACAGGTCTTCCTATTTGGAAGTTACGCTCGCGGTGAGCAGGGAGCTGCCAGCGATCTCGATCTCGCAGCGATCATCGACGTAGGAAGAAAAGGCGACGACGACGACCTGGTCGTCTGGATGTTTAGTCACGACGATTGGGCCACCGCTCTGCAATCGCGTCTTCCCGTTTCTCTCGATTTGCAACTAGGGAATCCGGAGCTTTCATCTGACATTGTCGGACCGGCTGTGCTGGCTTACGGTGTGCTTCTTTACGAACGTGAGCCAACCTGA
- the maiA gene encoding maleylacetoacetate isomerase, producing MLKLYDYWRSSAAYRVRIGLNLKGVDYESIPINILPGTDEQMREPYRSKNPQMRVPAVETEQGLLTQSLAILVWLDQTYPEPRLTPADPWLGAQVRAFALTIGCDIHPLNNTSVLTRIKLEFSADDDHVGEWYRHWIKLGFNALEHQAEQRAETKYAFGDEPSLADIMLVPQMANARRFKTDLSPFPRLVAWDETARKHSAFIKAAPESQKDAVKA from the coding sequence ATGCTGAAGCTCTACGATTATTGGCGTTCCTCCGCCGCCTATCGCGTCCGCATCGGCTTGAACTTGAAGGGCGTCGACTACGAGTCGATCCCGATCAACATCCTGCCCGGCACGGACGAGCAGATGCGCGAGCCCTATCGCTCCAAGAACCCACAGATGCGCGTGCCCGCGGTTGAGACGGAGCAGGGGCTGCTGACGCAATCGCTCGCGATCCTGGTCTGGCTCGATCAAACCTATCCCGAACCGCGCCTCACGCCGGCCGATCCCTGGCTCGGCGCCCAAGTCCGCGCCTTCGCGCTGACCATCGGCTGCGACATCCACCCGCTCAACAACACCAGCGTCCTCACGCGCATCAAGCTCGAGTTCAGCGCCGACGACGATCACGTCGGCGAATGGTATCGCCACTGGATCAAGCTCGGCTTCAACGCACTTGAGCACCAAGCCGAACAACGCGCCGAAACAAAATATGCCTTCGGCGACGAACCCAGCCTGGCCGACATCATGCTGGTCCCGCAAATGGCCAACGCCCGCCGGTTCAAGACGGATCTCTCGCCATTCCCGCGCCTGGTGGCCTGGGATGAAACCGCCCGCAAACACTCGGCCTTCATCAAAGCCGCGCCGGAAAGCCAAAAGGACGCAGTGAAAGCATGA
- a CDS encoding fumarylacetoacetate hydrolase family protein, whose protein sequence is MKLASLRHGRDGKLVVVSDDLAWCAHEPTVPTLQAALDDWTHAEPRLKSLSEGVNNGTILRERFHEREAASPLPRAYQWADGSAYVNHVALVRQARGAKMPETFWTDPLMYQGGSDIFLGPRDAIPLKDEAWGCDFEAEVAVIVDDCEAGISAAEAKKRIRLVMLVNDVSLRNLIPAELEKGFGFFQSKPSSAFSPVAVTPDALGDAWRDGKLHLPMHVVLNGKPFGAADAGDDMTFDFGQLIAHAAKTRDLAAGTIIGSGTVSNRGADEGPGKPISEGGRGYSCIAEQRMIETIQSGKPSTSFLKHGDRVEIEMFDAKRHSIFGRIEQAVVKA, encoded by the coding sequence ATGAAACTCGCATCACTCCGCCACGGGCGCGACGGCAAACTGGTCGTCGTTTCCGACGATCTTGCCTGGTGCGCGCACGAGCCCACCGTGCCGACGTTGCAGGCCGCGCTCGACGATTGGACTCACGCCGAACCGCGCCTCAAATCGCTGAGCGAAGGCGTCAACAACGGCACAATCCTACGCGAACGCTTCCACGAGCGCGAAGCTGCATCGCCGCTGCCACGCGCCTACCAATGGGCCGATGGCTCAGCCTACGTGAATCACGTCGCGCTGGTGCGCCAGGCGCGCGGCGCCAAGATGCCTGAAACATTCTGGACCGATCCGCTGATGTACCAAGGCGGCAGCGACATCTTCCTCGGCCCGCGCGACGCGATCCCTCTGAAGGACGAAGCCTGGGGCTGCGACTTCGAAGCCGAAGTCGCCGTCATCGTCGACGATTGCGAAGCTGGCATCAGCGCCGCGGAAGCGAAGAAGCGCATCCGCCTCGTCATGCTCGTCAACGATGTCAGCCTGCGCAACCTCATTCCAGCCGAGTTAGAAAAAGGCTTCGGCTTCTTCCAATCCAAACCGTCGTCTGCGTTCTCACCCGTCGCCGTTACGCCCGACGCACTGGGCGATGCATGGCGCGATGGCAAATTGCATCTGCCGATGCACGTCGTACTCAACGGCAAACCCTTCGGCGCCGCCGACGCTGGCGATGACATGACCTTCGACTTCGGCCAACTCATCGCCCACGCCGCCAAGACGCGAGACCTCGCCGCCGGCACGATTATCGGCTCCGGCACCGTCTCCAATCGCGGCGCCGACGAAGGCCCCGGCAAACCCATCAGCGAAGGCGGCCGCGGTTACTCCTGCATTGCCGAACAGCGCATGATCGAGACCATCCAGTCCGGCAAGCCAAGCACGAGTTTTCTCAAGCACGGCGATCGCGTCGAGATCGAGATGTTCGACGCCAAGCGCCACTCTATCTTTGGCCGGATCGAACAGGCAGTGGTCAAGGCGTAG